One genomic region from Apodemus sylvaticus chromosome 1, mApoSyl1.1, whole genome shotgun sequence encodes:
- the LOC127664680 gene encoding T-cell ecto-ADP-ribosyltransferase 2-like isoform X15: MKGTPALPSATLAFRRGQRPSCQTPSQVTGLPLPPMLDMAPNAFDDQYEGCVEEMEEKAPELLQEDFNKNEKLKLEWEKAEIQWKEIKNSSSYPEGFQDFHGIAFLAYTGNLAIDFNRAVREFKKNPGNFHYKAFHYYLTRGLQLLSTQDCHLVYRGSKTKFHYTGTGSVRFGQFSSSSLTKSVAVSPSFFSDHGTLFIIRTCLGVNIKDFSSFPREEEVLIPGYEVYHKVTIQNEKSYSQIFLEDPRSKKSNFNCFYNGSAQIGNIDFSISGSRQSCVSLFLLVLLGLLVQLLVLAEW, translated from the exons ATGAAAGGGACCCCAGCACTGCCTTCTGCAACACTTGCTTTTAGAAGAGGACAGAGACCCAGCTGCCAAACGCCTTCTCAG GTGACTGGCCTGCCATTGCCTCCCATGCTGGACATGGCTCCCAATGCATTTGATGATCAGTATGAGGGCTGTGttgaagaaatggaggaaaaggcACCTGAGCTGCTACAGGAAGACTTCAACAAGAATGAGAAGTTAAAACTTGAGTGGGAAAAAGCAGAGATACAATGGAAGGAGATAAAAAATAGTTCGAGTTATCCTGAAGGTTTCCAAGATTTCCATGGAATAGCTTTTTTAGCCTACACTGGGAACCTCGCTATAGATTTTAACAGAGCTGTTAGAGAATTCAAGAAAAATCCGGGTAACTTCCATTATAAGGCCTTCCATTACTACTTAACAAGAGGTCTTCAGCTTTTGAGTACCCAGGACTGTCATTTAGTTTACCGAGGCTCCAAGACCAAGTTTCATTACACTGGGACAGGCTCTGTGCGATTTGGGcaattcagttcttcatcttTAACCAAGAGTGTAGCTGTTTCTCCATCATTTTTCAGTGATCATGGGACATTATTTATCATCAGAACCTGCTTGGGGGTTAATATCAAAGATTTCTCCTCATTCCCTCGTGAAGAGGAGGTGTTAATTCCAGGCTATGAAGTATATCACAAAGTCACAATACAAAATGAGAAAAGTTATAGCCAAATTTTTCTGGAGGACCCACGAAGCAAGAAGAGCAACTTCAATTGCTTCTATAATGGTTCGGCTCAAATAGGCAATATTGATTTCAGCATCTCAg gATCCAGACAGAGCTGTGTATCCCTGTTCCTTCTGGTTCTCCTTGGTCTTCTGGTCCAGCTGCTTGTTCTTGCTGAGTGGTAG
- the LOC127664680 gene encoding T-cell ecto-ADP-ribosyltransferase 2-like isoform X16 yields MKGTPALPSATLAFRRGQRPSCQTPSQVTGLPLPPMLDMAPNAFDDQYEGCVEEMEEKAPELLQEDFNKNEKLKLEWEKAEIQWKEIKNSSSYPEGFQDFHGIAFLAYTGNLAIDFNRAVREFKKNPGNFHYKAFHYYLTRGLQLLSTQDCHLVYRGSKTKFHYTGTGSVRFGQFSSSSLTKSVAVSPSFFSDHGTLFIIRTCLGVNIKDFSSFPREEEVLIPGYEVYHKVTIQNEKSYSQIFLEDPRSKKSNFNCFYNGSAQIGNIDFSISGSRQSCIFLFLVVLLSFLVQLLALAEL; encoded by the exons ATGAAAGGGACCCCAGCACTGCCTTCTGCAACACTTGCTTTTAGAAGAGGACAGAGACCCAGCTGCCAAACGCCTTCTCAG GTGACTGGCCTGCCATTGCCTCCCATGCTGGACATGGCTCCCAATGCATTTGATGATCAGTATGAGGGCTGTGttgaagaaatggaggaaaaggcACCTGAGCTGCTACAGGAAGACTTCAACAAGAATGAGAAGTTAAAACTTGAGTGGGAAAAAGCAGAGATACAATGGAAGGAGATAAAAAATAGTTCGAGTTATCCTGAAGGTTTCCAAGATTTCCATGGAATAGCTTTTTTAGCCTACACTGGGAACCTCGCTATAGATTTTAACAGAGCTGTTAGAGAATTCAAGAAAAATCCGGGTAACTTCCATTATAAGGCCTTCCATTACTACTTAACAAGAGGTCTTCAGCTTTTGAGTACCCAGGACTGTCATTTAGTTTACCGAGGCTCCAAGACCAAGTTTCATTACACTGGGACAGGCTCTGTGCGATTTGGGcaattcagttcttcatcttTAACCAAGAGTGTAGCTGTTTCTCCATCATTTTTCAGTGATCATGGGACATTATTTATCATCAGAACCTGCTTGGGGGTTAATATCAAAGATTTCTCCTCATTCCCTCGTGAAGAGGAGGTGTTAATTCCAGGCTATGAAGTATATCACAAAGTCACAATACAAAATGAGAAAAGTTATAGCCAAATTTTTCTGGAGGACCCACGAAGCAAGAAGAGCAACTTCAATTGCTTCTATAATGGTTCGGCTCAAATAGGCAATATTGATTTCAGCATCTCAg
- the LOC127664680 gene encoding T-cell ecto-ADP-ribosyltransferase 2-like isoform X20 encodes MMTPKICKFFLTWWLIQQVTGLPLPPMLDMAPNAFDDQYEGCVEEMEEKAPELLQEDFNKNEKLKLEWEKAEIQWKEIKNSSSYPEGFQDFHGIAFLAYTGNLAIDFNRAVREFKKNPGNFHYKAFHYYLTRGLQLLSTQDCHLVYRGSKTKFHYTGTGSVRFGQFSSSSLTKSVAVSPSFFSDHGTLFIIRTCLGVNIKDFSSFPREEEVLIPGYEVYHKVTIQNEKSYSQIFLEDPRSKKSNFNCFYNGSAQIGNIDFSISGSRQSCVSLFLLVLLGLLVQLLVLAEW; translated from the exons ATGATGACACCAAAAATTTGCAAGTTCTTCCTAACTTGGTGGCTAATCCAGCAG GTGACTGGCCTGCCATTGCCTCCCATGCTGGACATGGCTCCCAATGCATTTGATGATCAGTATGAGGGCTGTGttgaagaaatggaggaaaaggcACCTGAGCTGCTACAGGAAGACTTCAACAAGAATGAGAAGTTAAAACTTGAGTGGGAAAAAGCAGAGATACAATGGAAGGAGATAAAAAATAGTTCGAGTTATCCTGAAGGTTTCCAAGATTTCCATGGAATAGCTTTTTTAGCCTACACTGGGAACCTCGCTATAGATTTTAACAGAGCTGTTAGAGAATTCAAGAAAAATCCGGGTAACTTCCATTATAAGGCCTTCCATTACTACTTAACAAGAGGTCTTCAGCTTTTGAGTACCCAGGACTGTCATTTAGTTTACCGAGGCTCCAAGACCAAGTTTCATTACACTGGGACAGGCTCTGTGCGATTTGGGcaattcagttcttcatcttTAACCAAGAGTGTAGCTGTTTCTCCATCATTTTTCAGTGATCATGGGACATTATTTATCATCAGAACCTGCTTGGGGGTTAATATCAAAGATTTCTCCTCATTCCCTCGTGAAGAGGAGGTGTTAATTCCAGGCTATGAAGTATATCACAAAGTCACAATACAAAATGAGAAAAGTTATAGCCAAATTTTTCTGGAGGACCCACGAAGCAAGAAGAGCAACTTCAATTGCTTCTATAATGGTTCGGCTCAAATAGGCAATATTGATTTCAGCATCTCAg gATCCAGACAGAGCTGTGTATCCCTGTTCCTTCTGGTTCTCCTTGGTCTTCTGGTCCAGCTGCTTGTTCTTGCTGAGTGGTAG